In one window of Bacteroidales bacterium DNA:
- a CDS encoding serine hydrolase domain-containing protein — MEPIHLSRFIFWNFAGVDDLWRFPYHRIEKGTASFHFKDSPQPVHLSVPDSYPTRDGMPFEKFLQNHKTTCFLIIRDDSIIYEKYFYGYTAETIFPSFSVTKTFVSALTGIAIGEGIIKSTDQKVTDFLPWMKRDGFQHISIEHLLNMRSGIRFNESYSNPFGDAAQFYYGTNLRKYVRHLKIKEPPGLRYHYNSANQQILGYILEAATGKRISKYLEEKLWKPLGMEQNATWNTDSEKHDDIKMFGCLNATPRDFARFGRLYLKNGLWNGKQIIPQEWIIRSTRVINDSLDGDGYPFTYNWRVLDDGASFFAKGMLGQYIFVNRPKNLILLRFGKAYSGIDWANFCNRLTEML, encoded by the coding sequence ATGGAACCTATCCACCTGAGTCGTTTTATATTTTGGAATTTTGCCGGAGTTGATGATTTATGGAGATTCCCCTATCACCGTATTGAAAAAGGCACAGCTTCATTTCACTTTAAAGATTCACCCCAGCCGGTTCACTTATCCGTTCCGGACAGTTATCCTACCAGGGACGGAATGCCTTTTGAAAAATTCCTGCAGAATCATAAGACCACTTGCTTTCTTATCATCCGCGATGACAGCATCATTTATGAAAAATACTTCTACGGCTACACGGCTGAAACGATCTTTCCTTCCTTTTCGGTAACAAAAACCTTTGTTTCTGCCCTTACGGGCATAGCCATTGGTGAAGGGATCATCAAAAGCACCGACCAGAAAGTGACCGATTTCCTGCCCTGGATGAAAAGAGACGGGTTTCAGCATATTTCCATTGAGCACCTGTTGAATATGCGCTCCGGCATCCGGTTCAATGAAAGTTATTCAAATCCCTTCGGTGATGCCGCCCAATTCTATTACGGTACAAACCTCCGCAAATATGTCAGGCATCTGAAAATCAAAGAGCCTCCTGGCCTTCGTTACCATTACAACAGCGCCAACCAGCAGATCCTGGGTTATATCCTGGAGGCTGCCACAGGAAAAAGAATATCCAAGTACCTTGAGGAAAAGCTATGGAAGCCCCTTGGGATGGAACAAAATGCTACCTGGAACACTGATTCGGAAAAACACGATGACATTAAAATGTTTGGATGCCTGAACGCCACACCGAGGGATTTTGCCAGGTTCGGACGTTTGTATCTGAAAAATGGCCTGTGGAATGGAAAACAGATCATTCCACAGGAATGGATCATCCGCTCAACCCGTGTTATCAATGATTCACTTGATGGGGACGGTTACCCGTTCACTTACAACTGGCGTGTCCTGGATGATGGAGCATCCTTCTTCGCCAAGGGTATGCTGGGTCAGTATATCTTCGTCAACCGGCCCAAAAATCTAATCCTGCTTCGTTTCGGTAAAGCGTACAGTGGGATAGACTGGGCAAATTTCTGCAACAGGCTGACAGAAATGCTCTGA
- the rimO gene encoding 30S ribosomal protein S12 methylthiotransferase RimO has protein sequence MRTKPEKTLTLITLGCSKNTVDSEKLLKQFRENGFDVSADSGNKNASVVVINTCGFIDDAKEESIDTILYFINEKKKGNVGKVIVMGCLAKRYREELLEEIPEMDGIFGVNETTELLQSLGGNLKYELTGERILTTPSHYAYLKISEGCSHGCSFCAIPLIRGKNVSRHQDDILSEAEYLVKNGTKELILIAQDLTWYGMDLDRRRSLPSLLESMACISGLEWIRLHYTYPAGFPLDLLRVMKQFPNVCNYLDIPIQHISDRVLRSMKRGITAGQTIALLETIRKELPGAAIRTTVIAGYPGETEQEFSELTRFIEQFRFDRLGVFVYSHEEGTPAHRLRDDIPLKVKTQRADEIMHIQEDISYELNVLKLNKTLPVIVDREEGGYFIGRTEFDSPEVDNEVLIEKDQTTAVPGNFYRVLITDVESFDIFGKIVPHPLSVSL, from the coding sequence ATGCGTACCAAACCGGAAAAGACACTGACGTTGATAACGCTCGGCTGTTCGAAAAACACAGTTGATTCCGAAAAATTGCTGAAGCAGTTCAGGGAGAATGGTTTTGATGTGTCAGCCGACAGCGGCAACAAAAATGCATCTGTTGTGGTGATCAATACCTGTGGTTTTATTGATGATGCCAAAGAAGAGTCCATTGATACCATTCTTTATTTTATCAATGAGAAGAAAAAAGGGAATGTGGGTAAGGTCATTGTAATGGGTTGTCTGGCAAAGCGTTACAGAGAGGAGCTTCTTGAAGAGATCCCGGAGATGGATGGCATTTTTGGGGTGAATGAAACAACGGAGCTTCTTCAGTCTCTCGGGGGTAATTTGAAGTACGAACTCACAGGAGAACGCATCCTGACAACACCTTCGCATTATGCTTATCTCAAGATATCGGAGGGATGCAGCCATGGTTGTTCGTTCTGCGCCATTCCGCTCATCCGGGGAAAGAATGTATCCAGGCATCAGGATGATATCCTTTCAGAGGCGGAGTACCTGGTGAAAAATGGTACCAAAGAATTGATCCTGATTGCCCAGGATCTCACCTGGTACGGCATGGATCTTGACAGGCGCAGATCGCTGCCCTCGCTTTTGGAGAGTATGGCCTGCATTTCAGGACTTGAATGGATCCGGCTTCATTACACCTACCCTGCAGGTTTTCCGCTGGATCTTCTGAGGGTCATGAAGCAATTTCCCAATGTATGTAATTACCTGGATATTCCCATCCAGCATATCAGCGACCGTGTGCTTCGTTCGATGAAGCGAGGCATCACGGCCGGGCAGACCATCGCCCTGCTGGAAACCATCAGGAAAGAACTTCCCGGTGCAGCCATCCGAACCACCGTGATCGCAGGATACCCGGGCGAAACGGAACAGGAGTTCAGCGAGCTGACGCGTTTCATCGAACAGTTCAGATTCGACCGGCTGGGTGTTTTTGTTTATTCCCACGAGGAGGGAACACCTGCGCACAGGCTCCGTGATGATATTCCATTGAAGGTGAAAACGCAACGTGCAGATGAGATCATGCACATTCAGGAAGATATTTCCTATGAACTGAATGTACTTAAATTGAATAAGACACTCCCGGTCATTGTCGACAGGGAAGAAGGAGGGTATTTTATCGGGAGGACTGAGTTTGACTCACCGGAGGTCGACAACGAGGTTCTGATCGAAAAAGATCAAACCACGGCCGTACCTGGAAATTTCTACAGGGTTCTGATAACGGATGTTGAAAGCTTTGATATATTTGGTAAAATTGTACCCCATCCCCTGTCCGTTTCCCTATGA
- a CDS encoding transglutaminase domain-containing protein — protein MKTLILPLLLTAILFCKTLPLQAFPGEVIRSLATPGEYPTGLTFDDRHLWVADRYLDRLFCLDPATGEVTGSIPSPGYWPVGLAWDGACLWNVDLQGGLPVSENYEARVYKIDPVTGNILHTVQSPAGITGGLTWDGAYLWCTDSGAEEIIQFSPEDGTTIRAFPSPAADPRGITWDGMYLWVSDRITNEIYMMDPVTGSVLLITDAPGAFAMDMCHDGISLWVVDDQDNKIYELKARDEEKFIRYNERHSRVTYRHFTTNFGPGRILTSDVHLAVPENRDNQDIIGEIQYSPEPGGYVTDRWGQRTALFHMENIHAGERIEVKMVTEVKTYAVRYFIFPEHVGGITDIPADIAEKYLEDNEKYQIHHPVIQQALKEAVIVPGNVYWTVRQIYHYIHAHMYYEMTGGWNTAPTVLSRGNGSCSEYTFVFISMCRAAGIPARYVGSVVVRGDDTCMDDVFHRWVEVYLPGYGWIPVDPSGGDSDSPRNQALGIGNLSNRFLITTQSGGGSETMEWTYNSNEFRTTEPKTHVATEHFGDWEKMK, from the coding sequence ATGAAAACATTGATCCTCCCGTTGTTACTCACAGCAATCCTGTTCTGCAAAACATTGCCGCTGCAAGCTTTTCCCGGTGAAGTGATCCGCTCACTGGCAACTCCCGGAGAATATCCGACCGGGCTGACCTTTGATGATCGGCACCTCTGGGTGGCTGACAGGTACCTTGATCGGCTTTTTTGCCTGGACCCTGCCACCGGTGAGGTGACCGGGTCGATCCCATCTCCCGGTTACTGGCCGGTTGGGTTGGCGTGGGATGGAGCCTGTTTATGGAACGTGGATCTGCAGGGAGGCCTACCGGTATCAGAAAACTACGAAGCCAGAGTGTATAAGATTGATCCGGTCACAGGAAACATTCTTCATACGGTTCAGTCGCCTGCCGGGATCACGGGCGGGCTGACGTGGGACGGAGCCTACCTTTGGTGTACCGACAGCGGTGCCGAAGAGATCATTCAGTTCAGCCCGGAAGACGGGACCACCATCCGGGCATTCCCTTCCCCTGCGGCCGATCCGCGTGGAATCACCTGGGACGGGATGTATCTATGGGTTTCCGACAGGATCACCAACGAGATCTATATGATGGACCCGGTCACCGGCTCAGTCCTGCTGATCACCGATGCACCGGGTGCATTTGCCATGGATATGTGTCACGATGGCATTTCCCTCTGGGTGGTTGATGATCAGGATAATAAGATCTATGAGCTGAAGGCACGGGACGAAGAAAAATTCATCCGTTACAATGAGCGTCATTCCCGGGTCACGTACCGCCACTTCACGACCAATTTCGGTCCTGGCCGCATCCTGACATCCGATGTTCACCTGGCAGTTCCGGAAAACAGGGATAACCAGGATATCATCGGGGAAATCCAATACTCACCCGAACCCGGAGGATATGTCACTGACCGTTGGGGTCAGCGCACAGCGCTGTTCCACATGGAGAACATTCACGCCGGTGAACGTATCGAGGTCAAAATGGTGACGGAAGTCAAAACCTATGCGGTCCGATACTTTATTTTTCCTGAACACGTTGGTGGCATAACCGACATTCCAGCTGACATCGCAGAAAAATACCTGGAAGACAACGAGAAATATCAGATCCATCATCCGGTGATCCAGCAGGCGCTGAAGGAGGCGGTGATTGTGCCGGGCAATGTTTACTGGACCGTACGCCAGATCTATCATTACATACATGCGCACATGTATTACGAGATGACCGGCGGGTGGAACACAGCGCCGACTGTTCTGAGCCGGGGCAACGGTTCCTGCTCTGAGTACACGTTTGTGTTCATTTCCATGTGCCGTGCTGCTGGTATTCCGGCGCGTTACGTCGGATCGGTGGTCGTGCGCGGTGATGACACCTGCATGGACGATGTTTTTCATCGCTGGGTAGAAGTTTACCTGCCCGGATATGGTTGGATCCCCGTTGATCCTTCCGGCGGTGACAGTGATTCGCCTCGAAACCAGGCACTTGGAATAGGAAACCTATCGAACCGGTTCCTGATCACCACTCAAAGCGGAGGCGGCTCTGAAACCATGGAATGGACCTATAACTCGAACGAGTTCCGTACAACCGAACCAAAAACGCACGTAGCGACTGAACATTTCGGGGATTGGGAAAAGATGAAATAG
- a CDS encoding glycosyltransferase, translating into MKLSVVIVNYNVKYFLEQCLLSVRKAISDIEAEVFVVDNNSVDSSVQMVREKFPEVILIENDENKGFARANNQAISRSQGNYVLLLNPDTVVEDDTFSKIIAFMDEHREAGGLGVKMVDGKGKFLPESKRGLPTPSVAFYKIFGLSRLFPKSRRFGQYHLSYLDKEQVHQVDILSGACMLLRREVLDRIGLLDETFFMYGEDIDLSYRITKAGYRNYYYPKARIIHYKGESTKKSSVNYVRVFYHAMVIFAKKHFSPQNASLFSFLINLAVYFRAFLAVLSRFLKAIFLPVVDAGLIYLGIYVIKTYWEENIIYLDGGHYPIELVAVAIPAYVLIWLVAVYLSGGYDRPIRLNRIYRGIFFGTITILVLYGLLPETYRYSRALILLGALWAMIIMTLTRYLLHLSGAKNSQIKQYTGRRYVIIGEKDEANRVADLLRRATPDPGFIGLVNVKKEINAEQGFIGNIHQINDIISIYKIEEVIFCAKDISAQEIIDKMTELHNAQVEYKIAPPESLAIIGSNSISTSGDPYIIDINSLDKPGNRRSKRVIDLLASLLLLASLPVSIFLVRNPLLFIRNCFLVLLGKCTWVGYSTDKNAVTIHLPHLKRGILNPTDIFKNPSFDTQTINRLNLLYARNFSLANEFTILYRGYRNLGRR; encoded by the coding sequence ATGAAGCTATCCGTCGTCATTGTCAACTACAACGTGAAATACTTCCTTGAGCAGTGTCTGTTATCGGTCAGAAAAGCCATCTCAGATATTGAGGCAGAAGTGTTTGTTGTTGACAATAACTCGGTGGACAGTTCAGTTCAAATGGTCAGGGAGAAATTTCCGGAGGTCATCCTGATTGAAAACGACGAGAACAAGGGATTTGCCAGGGCCAACAACCAAGCCATCAGCCGGTCACAGGGAAACTATGTTCTTTTGCTCAATCCCGACACGGTTGTGGAGGATGACACCTTCTCAAAGATCATCGCTTTTATGGATGAGCATCGCGAGGCAGGCGGGCTGGGAGTGAAGATGGTGGACGGGAAGGGCAAATTCCTGCCCGAATCCAAAAGAGGGCTTCCCACACCTTCCGTTGCCTTTTACAAGATCTTTGGCCTTTCGCGCCTTTTTCCCAAATCCCGCCGTTTCGGGCAGTATCACCTGAGTTACCTTGACAAGGAGCAGGTCCATCAGGTAGACATATTATCCGGAGCCTGCATGCTTCTCCGAAGGGAGGTTCTGGACCGGATCGGGCTGCTGGATGAGACATTTTTCATGTACGGCGAGGACATCGACCTGTCGTACAGGATTACGAAGGCCGGGTACAGGAACTACTATTATCCCAAAGCCCGTATCATACATTATAAAGGGGAAAGCACAAAAAAAAGCAGTGTAAATTACGTGCGGGTATTCTACCATGCCATGGTCATTTTTGCCAAAAAACATTTCTCACCCCAGAATGCAAGTCTGTTCTCATTTTTAATTAACCTGGCCGTCTATTTCAGAGCATTCCTTGCCGTTCTTTCCAGGTTCCTGAAAGCCATTTTCCTTCCGGTTGTGGATGCTGGACTCATCTATCTTGGCATCTATGTCATTAAAACTTACTGGGAGGAAAACATTATCTACCTGGATGGAGGCCACTATCCCATCGAGCTGGTGGCTGTTGCCATACCGGCTTATGTTCTGATATGGCTCGTGGCTGTTTACCTTAGCGGCGGATACGACCGGCCCATTCGCCTTAACCGTATTTACCGGGGAATATTCTTCGGAACGATCACCATCCTGGTCCTGTACGGTCTGCTGCCTGAAACCTACAGGTATTCCCGTGCACTGATCCTTCTCGGGGCGCTCTGGGCCATGATCATCATGACGCTGACAAGGTACCTGCTTCATCTGTCCGGGGCAAAAAACTCCCAGATCAAGCAATACACCGGCCGGCGCTATGTCATCATTGGCGAAAAAGATGAAGCAAACCGCGTTGCTGACCTTCTGAGGAGAGCCACCCCTGATCCCGGATTCATCGGACTGGTCAACGTGAAAAAAGAGATCAATGCCGAACAGGGATTCATTGGTAACATCCACCAGATCAACGACATCATTTCAATTTACAAGATCGAAGAGGTCATCTTCTGTGCCAAGGACATTTCCGCACAGGAGATCATTGATAAAATGACAGAGCTACACAACGCCCAGGTGGAATATAAAATTGCCCCACCCGAATCCCTGGCCATCATAGGCAGCAACTCCATCAGTACTTCCGGAGATCCCTATATCATTGACATAAATTCGCTGGATAAACCCGGGAACAGGAGGAGCAAACGTGTAATTGACCTGCTGGCCAGCCTCCTGCTGCTGGCCAGTCTGCCGGTCAGCATCTTCCTTGTCAGGAATCCTCTTCTCTTCATCAGAAACTGTTTTCTGGTCTTATTGGGCAAATGCACCTGGGTTGGTTATTCAACCGACAAAAACGCAGTTACGATCCATCTGCCCCACCTGAAGCGAGGAATCCTCAATCCGACAGACATCTTCAAGAATCCATCCTTTGACACACAGACGATCAACCGCCTGAACCTGCTCTACGCACGGAATTTTTCCCTGGCCAATGAATTTACGATCCTTTACAGAGGATACAGGAACCTCGGCAGACGTTGA
- a CDS encoding dihydrolipoamide acetyltransferase family protein, translating to MARFELVMPKMGESIIEATIIRWVKNVGDTIEEEDVIVEIATDKVDSEIPSPVDGKLSEVLYKEGDVVPVGQVIAVISMDEESEIAGQAVSESGVPQQEAPVEPAAEIIKPAEEKSSFTRFYSPLVRSISRQENIPAEELEKIPGSGKDGRLTRDDLLRYISRRSLPAAKETPVTAILPKPIVSEGPKVLASPGDELVEMDRMRRLIADHMVMSKKTSPHVTSFIEVDMSRVVRWRDKVKDEFLRREKEKLTYMPIIVEAAARALKDFPGVNASVDGYTIILKKNINIGMATALPNGNLIVPVIKNADQKNLLGLAKTVNDLANRARNNKLDPDDIQGGTFTITNLGTFASLTGAPVINQPQVAILGIGVIKKKPVVIETEEGDMIGIRSICILSLAYDHRAVDGALGGMYLQRVAEYLENYDMNRTV from the coding sequence ATGGCCAGGTTTGAGTTGGTGATGCCAAAAATGGGAGAAAGCATCATTGAAGCGACGATCATCCGGTGGGTAAAAAATGTTGGAGATACGATTGAAGAAGAAGATGTCATCGTAGAGATTGCCACCGACAAGGTCGACTCGGAGATCCCTTCACCGGTTGACGGCAAACTGTCGGAGGTTCTCTACAAGGAAGGCGACGTGGTGCCTGTGGGACAAGTCATTGCCGTTATCAGCATGGATGAAGAATCTGAAATAGCCGGCCAGGCTGTCAGCGAGTCCGGGGTGCCTCAGCAGGAAGCACCCGTTGAACCCGCTGCAGAAATCATAAAGCCGGCGGAAGAAAAATCCTCCTTTACCAGGTTCTATTCGCCGCTGGTCAGAAGCATTTCCCGACAGGAGAACATTCCGGCTGAAGAACTGGAAAAGATACCCGGTTCGGGGAAAGATGGCCGGCTTACACGGGATGATCTCCTCAGGTACATCTCCAGACGATCACTTCCAGCTGCAAAAGAGACCCCCGTCACCGCCATCCTGCCAAAACCGATCGTTTCGGAAGGACCAAAAGTGCTGGCAAGTCCGGGTGACGAACTGGTGGAAATGGACAGGATGCGGCGCCTGATCGCCGACCACATGGTCATGTCGAAAAAGACTTCCCCGCATGTCACCTCGTTCATTGAGGTTGACATGTCCCGCGTGGTCAGGTGGCGGGATAAGGTGAAAGACGAATTTTTACGCAGGGAAAAAGAAAAGCTGACTTACATGCCCATCATTGTCGAAGCTGCTGCCCGGGCGCTGAAGGATTTTCCGGGGGTCAACGCATCGGTGGACGGGTATACCATCATCCTTAAAAAAAATATCAACATTGGAATGGCAACGGCTCTTCCAAACGGGAACCTGATCGTGCCGGTCATCAAAAATGCTGATCAGAAGAACCTGCTGGGACTGGCCAAGACGGTCAATGACCTGGCAAACAGGGCACGGAACAACAAACTCGACCCGGATGACATTCAGGGAGGCACCTTTACGATCACCAACCTTGGCACATTTGCAAGCCTGACCGGCGCCCCGGTCATCAACCAGCCCCAGGTGGCCATACTCGGGATCGGGGTCATCAAAAAAAAGCCGGTGGTGATTGAAACCGAAGAGGGAGACATGATCGGGATCCGAAGCATCTGTATCCTGTCGCTCGCATATGATCACCGCGCCGTGGATGGCGCCCTGGGAGGCATGTACCTCCAGCGCGTGGCTGAATACCTCGAAAATTACGATATGAACCGGACTGTCTGA
- a CDS encoding 3'-5' exonuclease: MELKLTRPIAFFDLETTGTDIAADRIVEISIIKLSPDGSEKIRTHLVNPTIPIPESSSRIHNITDEMVSDKPTFAELAGDLAAFIAGCDLGGYNIIKFDIPLLAEEFLRADVDFDLKNRRIIDVQNIFHKMEPRTLRAAYKFYCSKEHSGAHSAEADTLVSLEVLKAQLDLYQDAPYIDMNGNKSFPIINDVEALSRFSFYTRYADLAGQIIFNEQGKEIFNFGKYKGKTVEEVFQVEPQYYDWMMKSAFPLYTKKIITAIKMREFNKGNARGD; encoded by the coding sequence ATGGAACTGAAACTGACACGGCCCATTGCTTTTTTCGACCTGGAAACGACAGGGACAGATATTGCCGCGGACAGGATTGTCGAGATCAGCATCATTAAACTGTCACCCGATGGCTCCGAAAAGATCCGGACCCACCTGGTCAACCCGACGATTCCCATCCCGGAATCATCCTCGCGGATTCACAACATAACAGATGAGATGGTCAGCGACAAGCCCACCTTTGCCGAGCTGGCAGGGGATCTCGCTGCCTTTATTGCTGGCTGTGACCTGGGCGGCTATAACATCATCAAATTTGACATACCGCTCCTGGCCGAAGAATTTCTCAGGGCCGATGTGGATTTCGACCTGAAGAACCGGCGCATCATCGACGTCCAGAACATTTTTCATAAAATGGAACCCCGTACACTGCGGGCAGCTTATAAATTTTACTGCTCAAAGGAACATTCCGGGGCCCACAGCGCTGAAGCCGACACCCTGGTTTCGCTGGAAGTGCTTAAAGCACAACTGGATCTCTACCAGGATGCACCCTACATCGACATGAACGGGAATAAATCGTTCCCCATCATCAACGATGTGGAAGCCCTGAGCAGATTCTCCTTTTATACCCGTTATGCCGACCTGGCAGGGCAAATCATTTTCAATGAGCAGGGAAAGGAAATCTTCAACTTCGGAAAATACAAAGGCAAAACTGTTGAAGAAGTTTTTCAGGTTGAACCTCAGTATTACGACTGGATGATGAAGAGTGCTTTCCC